In Anas platyrhynchos isolate ZD024472 breed Pekin duck chromosome 15, IASCAAS_PekinDuck_T2T, whole genome shotgun sequence, the DNA window GAGCAACAGGGGCTGGATCTGCGACCGGTGagggtgggagctggggggtCCCTCTCCGGGGTCCCTCTCCAGGGTCCCTCTccggggcagcagcacccagcaggatGGGGCTGGTCCCCACACCCCATTCCCTCTCTGCATCCCCCCAGGAGCCTTTCCTGGCTCTTTCTCACCCCATTTCTCCGCCGCAGGTGCCGGCAGTGCGCCAGCATGTGCGCCGTGTGCCACCACGTGGTGAAGGGGCTCTTCGTCtggtgccagggctgcagccacgGCGGCCACCTGCAGCACATCATGAAGTGGCTGGAGACCAGCTCCCACTGCCCCGCGGGCTGCGGCCACCTCTGCGAGTACACCTGAGCCCCGCCACCAGCACCGGTGCCACAGCAGGTTGGGGAACAACTCCCCgtgtatttgtgtgtatttattttggggggatCCTGCGTACAGGATCCTATTTATTTGGGGGGCTCCCCGTCCCCCTGCGCGTGCCGTTTTGTACTGAATTAAACCAAACCAGCCTCGAGCCTCCTGTTATTGCTTCGCAGCTGCATGGGGGCTTCGTGGGGGTTGTGCTTGGGGACCGTGGGGCCTTGCTCAGCCCCCTTGGGGTGGCcctgtaataaatggctcagtcttcaaaataggattataatcaaagtttacaatttattaagggaatagaggtaagcaaacagcgctgggtgcgccgggaggctctgctccaccaggacgcacaccagttccAGCAAgcagctggtttttatgctcctaggctgatacatattcattactactaaaaaaaacagggttattataattagtttctggaatccaaacccaaaactggagcatgcgcatcagtctccggtggtccctctgggggtctcgtgctgaaggctctcatagtcttcctccctcttgtccttctttGTCCAAcgtggctggatgtcagagacttgtgcagcatcccctgcaagctttttcttttagttgtttttgttgttttttagttgttcttcagctctccccctTCTTAATCTCCcagccagatatcagagacttgcatagcgTCCCATTGAAGTCATAATAGtgagcagttattctgaaacccgacagatatcagagacttcaagaaaaaaacCTACAAATATATTTCCCTTCAAGGGAACGAATTGACctgaattgctggaccattcctttgcaagacaGACGGATTAAATGcatattataaaatatacattatatacattatatgcattatatacaaaaatatacaaaatatgcattatatacattatatacattaaccactccgTTTTTTCTTAGCCGTGTGGTTATACACAGGTCCGTAAGCCAGAAAATCCCATCCACCACCCCATGCTTCCCTAGCACTGCTCCACCCTGACCCCCCCCAGACGACCACCATTGGGATGGGGGGGTCCCTATTGGGATCCACATCGATCTCCCCTGGTGGGCCCCACCTTTTCTCCGCTGCCCATTGCCCTTTTAAGCCCTCCCCGCGGGGAGCCGCGGTGCaggctgggagttgtagtcccaTGGCGCTctggctgctggccctgctgggcCCGCTGGCCTGGGCCCGGCccgggggcggcgcggggccgggggggggcggctggtGAGGagcggggcctggggggggaacggggggggaaacgggggggCACGGGAcccagccgggggggggctgtccCGTTGCAGGCAGGCGGGAGCGGTGCCGGAGGAGCCCCGGTGCACGGTGCAGGCCGCGGACGCGGCGCTGAGCGCGGAGCTGTTCCTGAAGCGGTaccgggggggtggggggggggcaccaggggggggaaccgggggggaacggggggggTGGGAGCAtagggagggggctggggggggggtattggggagggggcactgggggagggggggttagggggtcctggggggtcttgggggggttctgggggggtcctggggggggtgggatggggggcgcggggggggagcacggaggggggggggaccccaggggTCTCGGGGGGGTATTGGGGAGGgggaccccgggggggggggcacctgggGAGGGTCTCGAGGGAGGGGTCCTGAGGGGGGGGTCTCGGGGGGGTGGGAGCCTAAGGAGGGGGTCTCGGGGGGGTATTGGGGAAGGGACCCTTGGGGGGAGGGTCCCAGGGCGGTCCCGGGTTGGGAGTGTCGGGGGGAGGgtcgggggggggcacagaggggaGGGGGACCCCGGGTGGGGGATGGAGCCCGGGGAGGGTCTCTGGGGgtggggtcccggggggggtctCAGGGGGGTAGGACCCTAGGGaggggtcttgggggggggtgttggggaggGGACCCCGGGGGGAGGGTCCCAGGGCGGTCCCGGGTTGGGGGTCTCGGGGGGGGGACCTGGATGGGGGGCACAGAGGGGAGGGGTCTCggggaggtattggggagggtGACCCCTGGGGAGGAGACCCCGGGGAGGGTCTTGAGGGGAGGAGTCTCGTGGGGGTGGGACCTTagggaggggtctgggggggggaattggggagGGGACCCTGGGGGGAGGGTCCCAGGGGGGGTCCCGGCTTGGGGGTCTCGAGGGGAGGgacggggggggcacagaggggaGGGGGACCCCGGGTGGGGGATGGAGCCTGGGGAGGGTCTCTGGGGgtggggtcccggggggggatCTCAGGGGGGTGGGACCCTAGGGAGGGGTCTTGTGGGGGGGTATTGGGGAGGGGACCCCGGGGTGAAGGTCCTTGGAGGcgcccgggggggtcccgggggagGGGGTCTCGGGGGGGTATTGGGGAAGGGACCCTTGCGGGGAGGGTCCTTGGGGGGTCCCAGGTTGGgggccttggggggggggggcacagaggggaGGGGGACCCCGGGGAGGGGTCTCAGGGAGGTACTGGGGAGGGGACCCCTGGGGAGGGTCCCGGAAGGGGGGGGGTCTCGTGGGGGTGGGACCCTAAGGAGGGGGTCTCggggggggggtatgggggagGGGACCCCGGGGGGAGGGTCCCAGGGGGGTCCCAGCATGGGGGTCTCGCGGGGGTGGGGTCATGGGGAGGGGAACCCGGGGGGACACAGACCCCAGGGAGGCTCCCGGGGTGGGAGGGGTCCCAGGGGGTCTCGGGGGGGTGGGACCCTAAGGAGGGGTCTCAGGGGGGGTATTGGGGAGGGGACTCTGGGGGGGAGCATCCCAGGGGAGTCCCGGGTTAGGGGTCTCagggggggggtcggggagggggacCCCGGTAGGGGATGGAGCCTGGGGGAGGTCTCGGGGGGGTGGGATCCTAGGGAGGGGTCTCAGGGGGAGTCTTGGGGAGGGTCCCAGGGGGATCCCAGCATGGGGGTCTCGGGGGGGGGTCACGGGGAGGGGAacccggggggggcacagacCCCAGGGAGGatcccggggtggggggggtcccgggggtgcCCTGGGgtaggggtctttgggggggggggggggacctcGGGGAAGGGTCCAACAGTGGGGGGAATCCAGGGGTGAGGGGTctctggggggggtcctggatGGGGGTCTCAGGGGTTCCCCGTGTGGGGGTGCCCCAGTGCCAGCCCCATGGTTCCCCCTGggacctccccccccccatttgtgcccccccctcccccagatTCGCCTTCTCACAGCCCGTCATCCTGCGCGGGGTCACGGACAACTCGGTGAGCGCCGGGCACCGGGacagggggggtggggggacaccatggggggggtgggggcagcgGGGTGACAGCAGCACCCGTcccgctgtccccccccccatcccggtgtcccccccccgcaggCATTTCGGGCGCTGTGCACCCGCGACAAGCTGCTGGCCGCCTACGGGCAGCGCCGGGTGCGCCTCAGCACGGCCAACACCTACTCCTACCGCAaaggtgaggggctgggggggctctgtggggtgcTCGCCCCTATTACCACCGCCCCCACCCCGGTGGTCCCCGGGCCGGCTCCTCGCTGAGCTCTGCCCCCTTCCCTGCAGTGGACGTCCCCTTCCAGGAGTACGTGGagcagctcctgaagccgcagGACCCGACGGCGCTGGGCAGCGGTGGGTAACGtgaccccaaacccatcccaaaccctaacccaaaccctaaccctaaaacttGGCACCCACAGACACCCTCTATTTCTTTGGGGACAACAACTTCACCGAGTGGGGTCCCCTCTTCCAGCAGTACGTCCCTCCTCCGTTCCGCATCCCCGGCACCAGCGGCGCCTACAGCTTTGGGATCGGAGGTGGGGGCCACatggggggggctgcaggttCAGCTGGGGGGGCgcaggcagccccgggaccacCCAGCACCCGCTCCCTCCCTAGGTTCGGGTTCAGGAGTCCCCTTCCACTGGCACGGCCCCGGTTACTCCGAGGTGATTTTCGGCAGGAAGGTGAGCGAggaggggggggctggaggctggaaacccccccccgggggatttggggagggggagctgAGGCTTTGTGGTGTCTCCCAGCGCTGGTTTCTGTACCCGCCGGATAAAACCCCACACTTCCACCCCAACGAGACGACGCTGGCCTGGCTGCAGCGCACCTACCCCACGCTGCCGCCGGCCGAGCGGCCGCTGGAGTGCACCCTGCGCCCCGGGGAGgtgaggggctgcggggagggcggggtgggggggggcagctcctggttttggggtggaaaccCCCGGGAGCCCCCACCCCACTGCGCTCTGCCCGCAGATCCTGTACTTCCCCGACCGCTGGTGGCACGCCACGCTCAACCTGGACACCAGCGTCTTCATCTCCACCTTCCTGGGGTAGCACCGGGGGCaccggaccccccccaaaaaaaaatccacaccgGTATCAGGACCAAGCACCTGCAGTTTTTTTACTCCCCCTTGGAGTAAAATTTTGGTGTCAGTGCTCCAGCGATGACACCAAAACTGTCACAAAAGGATGGGGACAAACTGcaccccccctgccccagcccctcgcagAGAGCTTCAGGAACCACGCGAGCTCTTCTCACCTTTATTGCTgaatggttttggtttggttttgggtttttttattttttttattgacatCGGCCAACGGGCGGAGCGCTGGGAAGCCGGGCGGGCTGCAGGCGCTGCCGCCGCCCACACAATGCTGGAGCCTCAGTCAGATGGGGGGGGgagttggtttctttttttttctttttttccaaagggaTTTCATTAAAAGGAAGATGAACTTGAACCCGGGTGCTTGTTCAGGGGGAATCACGGGCCCGGGGCCAGCAGGAGGgcgcacccccagccccttccagccccgGGGCTGTTGTTCCCCAGAAAAAACCCAAAGGCAAGGCAGTAGGGGCAGAGCACCCCTTTGGCTCCCACCCCAGCACGTGGCTATTTacaggagggagggagacaCCACGCTGGCCCCACGGGAGCTGGACGAGGAGGAAATTTGCTATGTACacgggggagaggaggggaccTGGCCGGAGCACCGGGCACCCACCCCAGCACGCTGCCTCCTGCCGTGGGGGGAGCAACTTTGGAGATTGTCAGCGCTGGGGGGGTCCCTTCCCTCTTCTCCGGGCGATGAAGGTGTTGGCGACCCCTTCCAGGAGGCCGCAAGCCACCCTCCTCCatgctgctggccagggctCCTCCGAGCACCGCGCTCCCCACGGGCGGAAGCCTTCAGACCGGCCCAGCCGCGGTTCCCCAGGGAGGGGGAAGGCGCCGTGCCCTCGCCCAGCGCTGCCGAAGGGTCCCTGGGCACCCAGAGCGGAGGGGGACAGGCAGGGAGGGAGTAAGGCATGGTGCCAGCCCGGCCAGGGCGGCGGGGAGATCCCAAAAAAAGGGGGCTCGGCGAGACCCCCGGGCCCCTCAGTAATCTTCCACCCAGCCGTTCTCCGAGATGAAGGCGTCGATCACCTCCTTCATGGCCAGGTTGGGGATCAGCTGGTCCTGGGTCAGGGGACTCCGCGTGACGGGATCGAAATGACCCACGCGCTGCAAGGGAGGAGGTGGCCACCAACCGGTTACGCCGCATACCCGGCCCCGGGGCCAGCAGCACGGCCGCTTGGGCTAGCGAGGCACCCGCCTGGCGACCCAGCCCAgagcttcctgctgctgccagggcgAGGAGGGCACGGGGCCGGGTTTttccccagcccccagcagtACCTGGAGGTGTTCCTCTATGTCCTTCCTGTCGTACGTGATCCCGCTGGGCGTGATGCAGGGCTCCCGCATCAGCTCGAAGCTGATCTTCCCGCACAGGTAGTCGGGGATGTCCCGCTTCTGGCTCGAGAGACGCAGAGCCGGGTTAGGAGGGGCCGGGTAAACACAGCCTCGGAATTAAAAAGCGCTGAGAGGCGGCGGTGAGCGAGGGCGCAAGCAGCTGCACACCTCGGACAGGGGCTTGGCCCCAGCACGCTGTCCCAGGGCTGGTTTGGGAGGAGGGACTGAAGGGGGTTAGGGCAAGCAATTcgggctggggagagcagggagcCGGGGCACACTCACCTTCCTCTTCTCATCCACCTGCGAGAAGAGCTCGTCCATGTCTGCCAGGTACTTGTCCTGAAAGAGGAAGACCCAGCTTGCCCCACGCAGGCACGACCCCACAGCCAGCGGGGGCATGGATTTGGCCACAGGTCCCGGGGCAGCCCCATGGGATCCCAGCCCCCGTTTCCCAACCCTCGCAGTCGAACCGTGTGGCAGAAGTGATCCAGCTTAAAAATAACCCTCCTTCACCGGG includes these proteins:
- the JMJD8 gene encoding jmjC domain-containing protein 8 isoform X1, which translates into the protein MALWLLALLGPLAWARPGGGAGPGGGGWQAGAVPEEPRCTVQAADAALSAELFLKRFAFSQPVILRGVTDNSAFRALCTRDKLLAAYGQRRVRLSTANTYSYRKVDVPFQEYVEQLLKPQDPTALGSDTLYFFGDNNFTEWGPLFQQYVPPPFRIPGTSGAYSFGIGGSGSGVPFHWHGPGYSEVIFGRKRWFLYPPDKTPHFHPNETTLAWLQRTYPTLPPAERPLECTLRPGEILYFPDRWWHATLNLDTSVFISTFLG
- the JMJD8 gene encoding jmjC domain-containing protein 8 isoform X2, which encodes MALWLLALLGPLAWARPGGGAGPGGGGWQAGAVPEEPRCTVQAADAALSAELFLKRFAFSQPVILRGVTDNSAFRALCTRDKLLAAYGQRRVRLSTANTYSYRKVDVPFQEYVEQLLKPQDPTALGSDTLYFFGDNNFTEWGPLFQQYVPPPFRIPGTSGAYSFGIGGSGSGVPFHWHGPGYSEVIFGRKILYFPDRWWHATLNLDTSVFISTFLG